A genomic window from Variovorax paradoxus includes:
- a CDS encoding amino acid ABC transporter permease, whose product MKDFDLLAILLKPEFGDMLLHGMLETLKIAAGSWLLAMTMAVVLLVVRLTPNRIAERIVAGYVSYHRNVPTLVQLMFWYFGIFSLLPDALQGWLSVHNAERLLSIVALGLCQAAYFSEDMRSGLRAIPSGQAEAARALGHGYIGSMRHVMLPQAIRNAVPALVNHSVSLFKNSSLAMAIGVAELTHAVKEIESQSFRTFEAYSVATVLYLVCSLLIMAVGGWLSRRYRIVGAR is encoded by the coding sequence ATGAAGGACTTCGACCTGCTGGCGATCCTGCTGAAGCCGGAGTTCGGCGACATGCTGCTGCACGGCATGCTGGAGACGCTGAAGATCGCGGCCGGCTCCTGGTTGCTGGCGATGACCATGGCTGTCGTGCTGCTGGTGGTGCGGCTCACGCCGAACCGCATTGCCGAGCGCATCGTGGCCGGCTATGTCTCCTATCACCGCAACGTGCCCACGCTGGTGCAGCTCATGTTCTGGTACTTCGGCATCTTCAGCCTGCTGCCCGATGCGCTGCAGGGCTGGCTGTCGGTGCACAACGCCGAGAGGTTGCTGTCGATCGTCGCGCTGGGCCTGTGCCAGGCCGCCTACTTCAGCGAAGACATGCGCTCGGGCCTGCGCGCCATTCCGTCGGGGCAGGCCGAGGCCGCGCGTGCGCTCGGCCACGGCTACATCGGCTCGATGCGCCACGTGATGCTGCCGCAGGCCATCCGCAACGCTGTGCCGGCGCTGGTGAACCACAGTGTGTCGCTCTTCAAGAACAGCAGCCTGGCCATGGCTATCGGCGTGGCCGAGCTGACGCACGCGGTGAAGGAAATCGAGAGCCAGAGCTTTCGCACCTTCGAGGCCTACAGCGTGGCCACCGTGCTGTACCTGGTGTGCTCGCTGCTCATCATGGCGGTGGGTGGCTGGCTGTCGCGGCGCTATCGCATCGTCGGTGCACGTTAA
- a CDS encoding amino acid ABC transporter permease: MFSVYEILRDNWLLLLVGQYPTGPLGGIVATLILSVLGIVLAFPLSVLLALARLSPWRLLRWPATVLVYVVRGVPLLMVILWVYFLVPILIGREVSGFTTMLCTLVIYEGAYLSEVVRAGIQSLPKGQSEAARALGHSHLSTMWFVILPQALYNMLPSMLSQFISTIKETTLGYVINVQELTFAANQINNQLLTKPFQVFFILAMTYYVVCFSLTQLAQWLERRIAHKRLGAAPVKAAEDGVPLPTPVVTQP; this comes from the coding sequence ATGTTCAGCGTCTACGAAATCCTCCGCGACAACTGGCTGCTGCTGCTGGTCGGCCAGTACCCCACCGGACCGCTCGGCGGCATCGTTGCCACCCTGATCCTGTCGGTGCTCGGCATCGTGCTGGCCTTTCCGCTGTCGGTGCTGCTTGCGCTGGCGCGGCTCTCGCCCTGGCGCCTGCTGCGCTGGCCCGCCACCGTGCTGGTGTACGTGGTGCGCGGCGTGCCGCTGCTGATGGTGATCCTGTGGGTCTACTTCCTGGTGCCCATCCTCATCGGGCGCGAGGTGTCGGGCTTCACCACCATGCTGTGTACCTTGGTGATCTACGAGGGCGCCTACCTCTCCGAGGTGGTGCGCGCCGGCATCCAGTCGCTGCCCAAGGGCCAGAGCGAGGCGGCGCGCGCGCTCGGCCACAGCCACCTGAGCACCATGTGGTTCGTGATCCTGCCGCAGGCGCTCTACAACATGCTGCCGAGCATGCTGAGCCAGTTCATCTCCACCATCAAGGAGACCACGCTGGGCTACGTGATCAATGTGCAGGAACTCACCTTCGCGGCCAACCAGATCAACAACCAGCTTCTGACCAAACCGTTCCAGGTGTTCTTCATCCTGGCGATGACGTACTACGTGGTCTGCTTCAGCCTGACGCAACTGGCGCAATGGCTGGAGCGGCGCATCGCGCACAAGCGGCTCGGCGCTGCGCCGGTGAAGGCCGCCGAAGACGGCGTGCCGCTTCCAACCCCTGTGGTGACCCAGCCATGA